The window GCATGAAAAATATGGTTATaatataattaatgcatatttataCATAATATTATAATGTAACACCCTTGTTCCAAAATAGTTAAACTCATTTCTATCAAGGACCGAAGAGGGATTTTTAAAGAAAACTATATGCCACAACATGGGGTAAAGATGCCCATGATGTGGCAATAATTAATTGATTGCATGTTTTATTGGACCGCACGACGTGATCAAGGAAGGCCACAGTATGGCAGTTGTTCtggcccaagcccatgatcttctagggtttccttcgtatttaagCCTCTTTAATCCATTTATAGGGTTCATTTCTAGCCTCTAACTACCCCTTATACCTcagaaaaaccctaaccctattcCTTTGGAGGTTTGTGGCCTTTTGGGAGCATTTGATAGCTTGGAGAAGAAGAGACAAAGGGAAGAAGGTGCTTTTGTTGTTGGATCTTGCAAGGATGCAACACCATCATCTTGAATAgcttctagacctttgtaagtgtcaaaGGCTCAATCTTTTTGGCTTAAGCTGGTTAGATCTAGAATATTTTCTAATGTTCTTTATGTTTGGGCAAATTTGTAAGGAATGaaatcataaagttggcaactttatgactctcctGAGTCCCAAGAGCATCATATGTTGTAGATCTAGACTTTGGATGAAGTTCTTATCATTGCTTGAGGTTTTGGGCACTTTTAGTTTATTGTGACCAAAAATGGACTCTAGACATGTATTGGCATGCATGTCTGTAAAGCTTTCATATTTATGATAAATTGGTTATCTAAAAACCCTTTTGGAGTGGTTGGGTTAAGGTCTCTCCAGATTAAGGGCTTAATGGTTAAGACATGGCGGTATTTGACTTATCTTGGACATAGGGTTGGAGATCTTGATCTCCTtgggtgtcttaatggataaagttggaaactttatccatttagaccatAGAATAGACCTTAACCCAACCACTCCAAAAGTTGGAAACTTTCCTTGTAAATCAAGCTTTCTTTGTATTTTTTAGTTCATAAGAGGAGTTTGTATGTTGGGATgagataaagttttcaactttttgGTTCATCAAGGTCCCTTGAGCCTTATATCTTTTAGATCTAGAATGTGGTTGAGATTTGGGAGCTTTGAAAGAGTTTTAGGTCATATACTTGCCTTTTGACCTACTTTGGGTAAATGACATGCAAGGTTCATGTGTGTCCATAAAGTTGACATTTTTATGAGCCTTTAGATCCCTTGGAAGCTTTTTGAAAAGTTGGAGTTGAAGTCTCAATGGATTAAGGACTCAATTCATAAAGATGTTTCCCAGCCGGCGATCACGATATGGCATGAAGAATGCTACAACATGATGATGGAGGACTCCTCGGCTATTTTGTCCAGATGTGTTAACGACGTGACCAAGGAGGGTCCACATTGTGGCGACTTCTAATTGATTTGTCTGtgaacgagttggatgaatttgagCATAACCGAGTTTGGAATCGACTTGAGTGTGTTCTCATGGGATGACCTTGGGTTGGTCAGGACGTGAGGGCCAGTTGTTGGTGATGTTAAttattgactttgaccttgaatgTTGACTTTTGGCATGGGTTGATTTTTGGGTCAACTTTCTAGTTTTAGAAGGTAGATTAAGGGTTACCTTGTGTGGTTTTAATAGAAGGTATTAGCACCCGTTCGTTGGTTGTGAGAGTTGTTAGTTGTTGAATTTGGTggtaaggtgagtcttctcattatactatgtaggatgctagttgtctttgtgatacatgcatgaaagaccaggtaGCGACCCCTGACATATGTATGAAATACCAGGTGGTGGCTCCTTGCAATTGTATGCAAGACAAGGGTTTGGCCTCGAAAGatatatgtaggatgctagttctctatgtgatgcttgcatggaagaccatgaggtggctcttggcacttgtacGAAAGATATACTCCAATGTTTGAAAGATACATTTTACTCTGATTGATTTTAGAGCAAATGGTTGTATGGATTTGACAGTCTAATTTGAAACTTTCAACTAATACCTTCATTTAATATTCAGGTCAAATGTAAGATAAACATAATTGAACGAAAAAAAACCATAAGAGGATTATTTTTTGGTCATATTGTTGGAAATAGCAATATTCTTTTGGTTTTTATCGTTAAATGTAATATTTTCTGCCTTATATACATTTTTAAATAAATGGTTGCCTCCTCTATTGCAGGTTATGGGTAGCTTATTTTATCTTTAAATGTAATATTTTCTACCTTATGTACATGAGCAAAGGTTCTTATTCACTTGTCATCGTTGACACTACAATTGGATCCCAAACTTTTGTATACATTTATTTGCATAAAGTTGTTAGACCTTCTTATGGAGTAAATTATGTTAAGTATCTCATCAGGAAAGCCCCTTATTCACCTATCTTAGAGATGACTACCATTTCCTCGATTACCTGAACCGGTTAGTTCgaaatataaaaaacataatttttcttAAATAAGCTTTTATTCAACattctataaatattttttactttttCTCTTCTTTAAATGtacaataattattattattattattattattattattattttaaatatactataggcttAATTTGTTTGGACAACATGTTTCCTTATGTGAGATAATCAATGAAAACATTCTAGCTCCTGAAACTTTTGTTGTTGTTTGGCCATGTAAGTCAACAAACAAGAAGTAAAAACTATGATAAATATTTAACCATATTCCGGTTGTGATTTTATAAGGTACGTGGAAGATATAATTAGTAACTAATTAATCTATATAGTACCACTCAGCCGCAGGGATGAGCTTTAGAACCGGACCGGTTCCTATTCCTGTTTTTCGGTTATTTTTCAAACTAGAATCGGTTGAAATATTATAGATGATATGTTATTTTTTGGAGCAtgtaaatgattcaatatttaaccaaattatgactttttacattctaaattgaagtaaaaacactaaattacatgatgaaaaaaaaatcaaataattccGACTTCATATAAATGAGCTATGCTTTTTTATTAAACTGGAAATTTTATTAATGATGCACCCTAGCAAGGTACTAAGGGGCAGGAGTACAAAGATTAAGCATCAGAAAAGAAAAAGCATGCATTATGTACAATTCAATGGTGAAATACACCATTTATCCCAATCCATTTTATCATCTGCTTGTCTCCTGTATTTTTCCACGTAAATATTGTGGCTTTGATAAAATCTATAATTTTCGCCGGTTTGGATGACTCGCCTCTAAAAATCCGGTCATTTCTAGCCTTCCACAAGCTCCAAAGAGTTCCGTAAAGAATACAAGTAAGGGTTTCTTTCTTTTTTGGACAATCTCCCCGGTTTCTGGCAAAGCCTAGCACCTCATTCACTCCAGAGAATAATCGGGGGAGAATTCCACACCAGTTAAGCACCGTACATAAGATCTACTTCGCCAAACTGCAGAAGGTAAAGAATATGGTTAGTAGATTTGTTACTGTCTGCACATAACCCACACATCAGGGATGGAACAGGGATGTTTCTTCTCTCTAAAGCCTTTGCAGATGAATCCTCCCCTGTTTAGCACGCCAGACAAAACTCGTCACCTTTTTAGGGACCGAATTTAGCCACCAAAATTCACCATCACAAACAAGATGAGATACTTTTAGGGTCCGATCTCCAAGTTAAACCCCCATCTTGTTTTGGTGGCATATGTTGTCTTGATCAGCCATATGCCATGAAAATTCGTCTATTCATTGTATGCTGTCTTGATCAGCCATATGCCATGAAAATTCGTCTATTCATTGTATGAATTAGTTGTGCACGCAAGCCGAAAACTAACAAGAAATTTTTccttcaaaagaaaaaaaaaaaactatggctaacataataaaattcaaaattaataaTAAAGGTGTTTTAGTCTTTTAGAAATTTAACAGATATTACAATAACCTCCCTTATAAAATCATAAAAGGTCCCCTTTTAAACTAAAAGTTTACATTGCCAATTCCCAATAGCAAAATCTCAAGTCGTTGCCGTGTTTGACCACAAATGTGATGCCTTCGCCTTCATATACACCTACGGAGCATCAAATTGCGAGACCATGAACAAAAGTGTGACTTGTGAGATCTTTTGAAGATGAGAGGTGTCGATAGCACTAGGGACACGATCAACGCCGCCGCGACGGCGATTGCATCGGTGGAGAACAGAGCTTATCAATCTTCTTCAGTTCAGGTGATTATATTCGATCGTTTTGCTGTTTCTTGTTTTGATTTCGTTGTTCTTAATCggctatatgtttttttttttttggaatttgatTCCTTAGTATATAAGATCTGGGGTTCATCGTTTAATCACCGTTGAATCAGACATCACGGTTTCTGTTTCTGTTTCTGTTTCTGTTTCTGTTTCATTTGAACGTGTGTGATTATGTGACAATGATTTGTGTTTACATGGAAACTCCATTTTCAAATGATAGAACTGATCTTTTGTGTTTTCTCCGGGTGTTCTATTTTTGCAGTTTTGAAGTAATTTTGTTGGAATTGATATTAGGGTTCTTATTCCAATATATATTTCATCACGTAATTAGATCAATGAGAGAAAGGTAATGTTTCAACAATCTTAATGTCAAATTTTGATGACTTTGATCACAAATGTTGAATGCTTCGAATTCAACACGCTTATGAATTGTCTCATGAAAAGAATCCAATTTAGGTTTCTCAAGATCGTATGCTGATTGTTAATTTTTTCTGTTTTTCATAACATTCTGTAATTTGTACATTGATTGTTACTGAATAATGATTGCCTTTACAGAAACGAAGATGGGGAAGTTTTTGGAATATTACATCGTGTTTTGGATCTCAGAAACGAAACAAGAAGATCGGCCATGCTGTTCTTGTTTCCGAACCTCGTTCTTCAACAATGGAAGCTCCGACGATAGAAAACCTGCCTCAACCAACATCAATAGTCCTTCCATTCATGGCGCCTCCATCTTCTCCGGCTTCTTTCCTTCAATCAGAACCACCGTCTGCCACCCAATCACCTGGCGGTTTACTTTCCTTCACCGCCGCATCCTCTGGTATGTATTCACCTAGCGATCCGACTAACATGTTTGCAGTGGGACCTTACGCCCATGAAAGACAATTGGTATCACCACCGGTGTTCTCGACATACACCACCGAGCCATCAACTGCTCCGTTCACTCCTCCTCCGGAATCTGTTCATCTTACCACACCTTCATCCCCGGAGGTGCCATTTGCTCGGTTTCTAGGTTCCGGTAACCAAAACGGCGAAGTCGATCGGAAATTTACATCATCCCACCACGAATCGCAATTGTTTCAGCTATACCCAGGAAGTCCGATAGGCCAACTCATATCACCTGGTTCCGGTGTCTCCAATTCCGGCACCTCCTCTCCGTTCCCGGATAGAGGTCCTGTCGTCCTCCGGAACCCAACCGGAGCAAAGCTATGGCCTCGAGGATGGGAATCACAACAAGAATCTGGAACTACTACCCCCAATTCGACCAATCTAGACCGGCAAAACTCCGATGTGGGTCCACTCACCAGTTTCTCGAACGACGATCAGAATATGATTCATCATAGAGTCTCCTTCGAGATCACGCCGGAAGAAGTCGAACGGAGACTTATTGCTGATGTGGCAAACGGCCGGGATAGTTTCTCCGATGACGTGAGTAGGGGTCATAGATCAACCGTCACCTTTGGATCTGTAAAAGATTTCAATTTTGACAGCGCCGATGGTGGCGAAGGAGAGTCGAATAGGTGTGCCGAAGCCGGTGAGAAGATTCTTGGAAAAGAAACCGGTCCTGGGCCCATTAAGAACTGGGCTTTCTTTCCAATGATACAGCCAAGTGTCAGCTAGTTATTcgataaattaaaagaaaaaaatatgaataatCAAAAGCCCCATAGGTATAGGTAAAAAGtttatattatttattcttcaaatCATAACCTTTCTTAGTTGCATATAATATGTGAaagatattttttgttttttagatTTTAATAAAGCTTCATAGTTAACATCATTGCTACAATCAATTGTGCAAGTACTTATCTTTCTGTATCATCTTGTCTTTCGACTTTAATGACCTAATTATTTGAAAGACATACATGCAAAACAAACTTCGTTGTAATTGTTTATCTTATATTCAAATGAAaagttaatgaaaaaaaaaacaataaacaaaaaaggGTAGATCGAGATATTTGACAATCTTGGGTTAATGATTGTACGGCTAAAATGTAATGAAGAAACATAAGTTCCACGAGTTCCTTAGGATTTTActaggggtgtcaatttatgacaagacacgacaaaaatacacgacacgaaacgaaattgggatGAAATCCaaattcgaattcgtgttcgtgtcgttTTCGTGTCAAGTTTAAAAAATCcgatgtcgtgttcgtgttcgtAAATCGACACGAATTTAATGCGATTGAGCATGTGTTTGTCGTTTTTGtcgtgttatatatgattaagtATAAGTTAAATAAACTAatagttatgtaatgttatatttgtcgtgtcgtgtcgtgttgtcgTGTTTTAATTGGTTCATTTTCATGTTAGTGAAAAAAAACACGATATCGTGtcatgtcgtgttcgtgttacacaAAACATTGTCGtctcgtgtcgtgtcagacaaaaacacgacacgactgCCCGATTTGACAACCCTAGATTTTACTAGCATTGACATTTGTTTTCATTCCAATCTTGTCTTTGTTTTTGTTGTAATGTCGTGTGGTATACAACTTATGGATCCATCCGTGGGCGGCCGTGGCTGAGGTGGCAACGCCACCACGGGCGTACACACTACCCCTGGGTGCCGCGACCATGATGGTTTGTTGTGTTAAGGACACATGGCAATGAC of the Lactuca sativa cultivar Salinas chromosome 6, Lsat_Salinas_v11, whole genome shotgun sequence genome contains:
- the LOC111900364 gene encoding uncharacterized protein At1g76660 isoform X1 gives rise to the protein MRGVDSTRDTINAAATAIASVENRAYQSSSVQKRRWGSFWNITSCFGSQKRNKKIGHAVLVSEPRSSTMEAPTIENLPQPTSIVLPFMAPPSSPASFLQSEPPSATQSPGGLLSFTAASSGMYSPSDPTNMFAVGPYAHERQLVSPPVFSTYTTEPSTAPFTPPPESVHLTTPSSPEVPFARFLGSGNQNGEVDRKFTSSHHESQLFQLYPGSPIGQLISPGSGVSNSGTSSPFPDRGPVVLRNPTGAKLWPRGWESQQESGTTTPNSTNLDRQNSDVGPLTSFSNDDQNMIHHRVSFEITPEEVERRLIADVANGRDSFSDDVSRGHRSTVTFGSVKDFNFDSADGGEGESNRCAEAGEKILGKETGPGPIKNWAFFPMIQPSVS
- the LOC111900364 gene encoding uncharacterized protein LOC111900364 isoform X2 encodes the protein MEAPTIENLPQPTSIVLPFMAPPSSPASFLQSEPPSATQSPGGLLSFTAASSGMYSPSDPTNMFAVGPYAHERQLVSPPVFSTYTTEPSTAPFTPPPESVHLTTPSSPEVPFARFLGSGNQNGEVDRKFTSSHHESQLFQLYPGSPIGQLISPGSGVSNSGTSSPFPDRGPVVLRNPTGAKLWPRGWESQQESGTTTPNSTNLDRQNSDVGPLTSFSNDDQNMIHHRVSFEITPEEVERRLIADVANGRDSFSDDVSRGHRSTVTFGSVKDFNFDSADGGEGESNRCAEAGEKILGKETGPGPIKNWAFFPMIQPSVS